The proteins below come from a single Candidatus Kirkpatrickella diaphorinae genomic window:
- a CDS encoding 16S rRNA (uracil(1498)-N(3))-methyltransferase — MKDSPRIFVPQSEKSFSPGLEQRLNPAQAHYLGTVMRLTSGDEVRIFNAGDGEWSARIDMMRRGECRVVLSSCLRPGVMAGELQGATLAFALLKRDATDLVIRMGTELGVRHFIPLVTERTNTHRANLARLSAIAIEAAEQCERLDIPEIAPITSLASFLQSRPAGTQVFVGLERSNAPFPTRIPTSYVFLVGPEGGFSEREVSELKKLNDVCAISLGKTVLRADTAAIAGLSALSIVAQNA, encoded by the coding sequence ATGAAGGATAGTCCAAGAATTTTCGTCCCCCAATCGGAAAAGAGCTTCTCGCCAGGGCTTGAGCAGCGCCTTAACCCCGCGCAGGCGCATTATCTCGGCACGGTGATGCGGCTGACTTCCGGAGATGAGGTGCGGATTTTCAATGCCGGTGATGGTGAATGGTCAGCGCGGATAGATATGATGCGCCGGGGAGAATGTCGTGTCGTGCTCTCATCCTGTCTGCGCCCTGGCGTGATGGCGGGTGAATTACAGGGCGCGACGCTCGCTTTCGCGCTCTTGAAACGTGATGCGACAGATCTGGTGATCCGCATGGGCACGGAGTTGGGTGTCCGGCATTTTATCCCCCTCGTGACGGAGCGCACAAACACCCATCGTGCGAATTTGGCCCGTCTAAGCGCCATCGCAATCGAGGCCGCGGAGCAATGTGAGCGCCTCGACATCCCGGAGATCGCGCCCATCACGTCGCTTGCGTCCTTCCTGCAATCCCGACCGGCGGGCACGCAGGTTTTCGTGGGGTTGGAGCGCAGCAACGCGCCCTTCCCAACCCGGATTCCCACCTCCTACGTCTTTCTCGTCGGCCCGGAGGGTGGATTTTCCGAAAGAGAGGTGTCAGAATTGAAAAAACTTAATGATGTTTGCGCCATTTCGCTGGGTAAGACGGTGTTACGCGCAGATACGGCGGCAATAGCGGGGCTTTCCGCATTGTCCATTGTGGCGCAAAATGCCTGA
- the ubiA gene encoding 4-hydroxybenzoate octaprenyltransferase codes for MTQGWVRYFPRPVRPYLLLARLDRPVGTWLLFLPGFWGILLARPVMDGTSLRLILLFALGALVMRSAGCVVNDLWDRDIDAQVARTAVRPLASGQIRVKNALLFLAVLLALGCAVLAQLPVLCWYLAPIALLLVAFYPAAKRVTWWPQLVMGFTFGFGAPMGYAAAAARLDMTAFCLYAGTIFWQLGFDTIYGFQDIEDDARIGVKSTSLLWRGKAKFFVTICYALATILFTASALLAEVDGLFWPCGAFATLILIYQIFTLRPDDPPHCLKLFKSNVLYGLALAASLVIGRIV; via the coding sequence ATGACACAGGGTTGGGTGCGGTATTTCCCACGTCCTGTCCGACCATATCTTCTTCTGGCACGGCTGGATCGCCCGGTGGGCACGTGGCTGCTTTTTCTGCCGGGCTTCTGGGGCATCCTTCTGGCGCGCCCTGTCATGGATGGAACCAGTCTTCGCCTGATCCTGCTTTTCGCCCTTGGTGCGCTGGTCATGCGTTCGGCAGGGTGTGTCGTGAATGATTTATGGGATCGGGATATTGATGCCCAGGTCGCGCGCACAGCGGTGAGACCTCTCGCCAGCGGGCAGATCCGGGTGAAAAACGCGCTTCTGTTTCTGGCTGTATTACTGGCTCTGGGCTGTGCTGTGCTGGCGCAATTGCCCGTGCTCTGCTGGTATCTTGCGCCAATCGCGCTTTTGCTCGTGGCTTTTTACCCGGCGGCAAAGCGCGTAACGTGGTGGCCCCAATTGGTCATGGGATTTACATTCGGGTTCGGGGCCCCGATGGGATATGCCGCCGCGGCCGCGCGGCTCGATATGACCGCATTCTGCCTCTATGCCGGCACGATTTTCTGGCAGCTCGGCTTTGATACGATTTACGGCTTTCAGGATATTGAGGATGATGCCCGTATCGGCGTCAAATCCACCTCACTTTTATGGCGTGGAAAAGCGAAATTTTTCGTCACAATCTGTTATGCTCTGGCGACAATTCTCTTTACGGCCAGCGCCTTACTGGCAGAGGTTGACGGACTCTTCTGGCCTTGTGGCGCATTTGCGACGTTGATCCTGATATATCAGATTTTTACCTTGCGCCCTGATGACCCGCCACATTGCCTTAAATTATTTAAAAGCAACGTCTTATATGGTCTGGCTCTGGCCGCCTCCCTCGTAATCGGTCGCATCGTCTGA
- a CDS encoding MFS transporter — translation MSVEGAAARYGLPQGVRYRAMFAVVLAVFISVLDYAITNVALPTIARELHVTSSQSIWAINVYQLAGLALLFPVSALGSRVGYARICCIGITLFLVASTLAALSSSLLTLTLARALQGAGSACIMGVNLALIRFIYPQHTIGKGIALNSFALGLGVACGPSIGSAVLALASWQWIYLINLPLDLIALTLALTSLPKTPLSEQKLDFKAIALSVLALTLTVIGLDALVHGGGISAMGFTALGLVCGVLLVRREKFSQFRIVPTDILPIPRIFVAFTCGNLVYISSNLFVIALPFTLEAVFNRSPSEVGLLITPWALSISMMSFVIGKWTDRLPAAQICAFGLFLMGAAFLLMWLLPASASNFSIAWRVAIGGCGFGLFHPPNNRVLMVATPQGREGGASGLVSVERLGGQTMGALCVAAIFRLSGHETTVCLLAASIIAFAGSIMSLGREYLISLGERTRSA, via the coding sequence ATGTCGGTTGAGGGCGCGGCGGCGCGTTACGGCCTGCCGCAAGGCGTCCGTTACCGCGCGATGTTCGCCGTCGTCCTCGCAGTCTTCATATCGGTTCTGGATTACGCGATCACAAACGTGGCCCTGCCGACGATCGCCAGAGAGCTTCACGTTACCTCTTCCCAGTCGATCTGGGCGATCAATGTCTACCAGCTTGCGGGCCTGGCCCTTTTATTTCCTGTTTCAGCTTTAGGGTCCAGGGTCGGATATGCACGTATATGCTGTATCGGGATCACGCTGTTTCTGGTGGCGTCCACATTGGCCGCGCTTTCCAGCTCTCTCTTGACATTGACGTTGGCGCGTGCCCTCCAGGGGGCGGGTAGCGCGTGCATTATGGGGGTCAATCTCGCGCTCATACGCTTTATCTATCCTCAGCACACGATCGGGAAAGGGATCGCCCTCAACAGCTTCGCACTCGGGCTTGGTGTGGCGTGCGGCCCGTCAATCGGGTCCGCTGTTCTGGCGCTGGCATCCTGGCAATGGATCTATCTGATCAATCTCCCCCTTGACTTGATCGCCCTGACCCTCGCCCTGACGTCCCTCCCCAAGACACCACTTTCGGAGCAGAAGCTCGATTTCAAGGCAATCGCGCTCAGCGTGCTGGCCCTGACACTAACGGTCATCGGACTGGATGCGCTCGTTCATGGTGGCGGGATTTCCGCTATGGGCTTTACCGCGCTCGGATTAGTGTGTGGTGTCTTGCTGGTCCGGCGTGAGAAGTTCTCGCAATTTCGGATCGTGCCGACGGATATCCTGCCCATACCGCGGATATTCGTCGCTTTCACTTGCGGTAATCTGGTCTATATCTCTTCCAATCTTTTCGTCATCGCGCTGCCATTCACGTTGGAGGCTGTGTTTAACCGTTCACCGTCAGAGGTGGGGTTGTTGATCACGCCCTGGGCGCTCTCCATCAGCATGATGTCCTTCGTCATCGGCAAATGGACGGACCGTTTGCCCGCCGCACAAATTTGTGCCTTTGGCCTCTTCCTAATGGGGGCGGCATTCCTCCTGATGTGGCTCCTGCCGGCATCCGCCTCAAATTTCTCCATCGCCTGGCGCGTTGCGATCGGCGGATGCGGGTTCGGGCTGTTTCATCCACCGAATAACCGGGTCCTTATGGTCGCCACCCCGCAAGGGCGGGAGGGCGGCGCCTCCGGGCTTGTATCCGTTGAGAGATTGGGAGGGCAGACAATGGGGGCGTTGTGCGTCGCGGCGATCTTCCGCCTCAGTGGTCATGAGACGACAGTATGTTTGCTGGCGGCTTCCATCATCGCCTTTGCGGGGTCGATTATGAGTTTGGGCCGGGAATATCTCATCTCATTGGGAGAGCGCACGCGAAGCGCCTGA
- a CDS encoding dienelactone hydrolase family protein: MLIKPSEAVDIDTPSGKMRTHLFRPAREGRYPAIILYSEIYQMTAPIERLAAMIAGHGMIVAVPEVYHEYEPPGSVLSYDKAGTDRGNELKYEKPVAQHDRDLAALISMLREDAQCNGRFGAFGVCLGGHLSFRAALNPAIEASVCFYATDLHTATLGAGRSDDSLRRAAEIKGEVMMVWGLHDPHVPYDGRRLIRDQLEKARLRLSWHEVDGQHAFLRDGAPRFDATLFLWGMSQSVALYQRHFSMERPLHVG; encoded by the coding sequence ATGCTGATCAAACCATCAGAAGCGGTGGATATCGACACGCCATCCGGCAAAATGCGCACGCATTTATTCCGCCCCGCGCGCGAGGGACGTTATCCCGCCATCATTCTTTATTCCGAAATTTACCAGATGACAGCGCCGATTGAGCGCCTGGCCGCGATGATCGCCGGGCATGGCATGATTGTCGCTGTCCCGGAAGTTTATCATGAATATGAGCCCCCGGGTTCCGTCCTGTCATATGACAAGGCGGGGACGGATCGCGGTAATGAGCTGAAATATGAAAAGCCGGTCGCGCAGCATGATCGTGATCTGGCAGCGTTGATTTCAATGCTTCGAGAAGATGCGCAGTGTAATGGGCGTTTCGGCGCGTTCGGCGTATGTCTTGGGGGGCACTTATCCTTCCGCGCGGCGCTGAACCCTGCGATTGAGGCTTCCGTCTGCTTTTACGCCACGGACTTACATACGGCGACCCTAGGGGCCGGGCGTTCGGATGATTCCCTCCGGCGTGCCGCCGAAATCAAGGGCGAAGTCATGATGGTCTGGGGATTGCATGACCCTCACGTACCTTATGATGGGCGACGACTCATCCGGGACCAGCTTGAAAAAGCCAGGCTGCGCCTCTCCTGGCATGAGGTTGACGGGCAACATGCGTTTCTGCGGGATGGCGCGCCACGCTTCGATGCCACCCTCTTTTTATGGGGGATGAGTCAAAGCGTCGCCCTTTACCAACGACATTTCAGTATGGAGCGGCCCCTTCATGTCGGTTGA